One window of Candidatus Phytoplasma solani genomic DNA carries:
- the rplK gene encoding 50S ribosomal protein L11: MAKKVVKIVKLQIPAGKANPAPPVGPALGQAQVNIPSFCSQFNETTKDQAGFIIPVVISVYEDRTFTFVTKTPPASDLLKKAAKIEAGSANTKQTKVATISREKLQEIANLKLRDLNAYSLEQACKIIAGTARNMGILIED; the protein is encoded by the coding sequence ATGGCTAAAAAAGTTGTTAAAATAGTGAAATTACAAATCCCCGCAGGAAAAGCCAATCCGGCTCCTCCAGTAGGACCCGCTTTAGGACAAGCTCAAGTAAATATCCCTTCTTTTTGCTCTCAGTTTAATGAGACAACCAAAGATCAAGCAGGTTTTATTATTCCTGTAGTCATTTCTGTTTATGAAGATAGAACTTTTACTTTTGTTACTAAAACTCCTCCTGCAAGCGATCTTTTAAAAAAAGCAGCTAAAATTGAAGCTGGTTCTGCAAACACTAAACAAACTAAAGTTGCTACTATTAGTCGAGAAAAACTTCAAGAAATCGCCAATTTAAAATTAAGAGATCTTAATGCTTATTCCCTCGAACAGGCATGTAAAATAATTGCAGGAACTGCTCGTAATATGGGTATTTTAATTGAAGATTAA
- the nusG gene encoding transcription termination/antitermination protein NusG, with product MKKEKLIKINKKTEKPQELQPDTPQLKWYIAQTYSGYENVVKQDLLRRVESIGISDLVSNVLSPKEIYYETRADGKKTAKERKLYPGYVFIEMIITDRSWFVVKNTPRITGFLGSSGMSSKPVPLSEKEINPVLFKMGIMNKPNYDHLIGKKIEIISGSFVYQQGQVSIIDNDREKMIVEVDLFGRSTPVEISFNDFKEIF from the coding sequence ATGAAAAAAGAAAAATTAATAAAAATTAATAAAAAAACAGAAAAACCTCAAGAATTACAACCAGACACACCTCAACTTAAATGGTATATTGCTCAAACTTATTCAGGTTATGAAAACGTTGTTAAACAAGATTTACTAAGAAGGGTTGAAAGTATTGGAATTAGTGATTTAGTTTCTAACGTTTTATCTCCCAAAGAAATTTATTATGAAACTCGTGCAGACGGAAAAAAAACCGCTAAAGAAAGAAAATTATATCCAGGATATGTTTTCATTGAGATGATTATTACTGATCGTTCTTGGTTTGTAGTTAAAAATACACCAAGAATTACTGGTTTTTTAGGTTCTAGTGGGATGAGTTCTAAACCTGTTCCTTTATCAGAAAAAGAAATCAATCCTGTCTTATTTAAAATGGGAATTATGAATAAGCCCAATTATGATCATTTAATCGGTAAAAAAATAGAAATTATTTCTGGTTCTTTTGTTTACCAACAAGGACAAGTATCAATTATAGACAACGATCGAGAAAAAATGATAGTTGAAGTTGATTTGTTTGGTAGATCGACTCCAGTGGAAATATCATTTAATGATTTTAAAGAAATATTTTAA
- a CDS encoding HAD-IC family P-type ATPase — MNENLNNSDIIKGLNNQEIEKKKALGQVNVIVSKNARSLKDILFSNFFNPLTLLILIVVVIVISIQKYEQLLFLLVSLTNMLISIFQEIKAKKTLDKISLLLRTSSQVIRNGHKETVAITDLVLSDILVLEAGDQISADAQVKTGIVEVNESLLTGETKLIVKKEGDFLYSGSYIISGQSLAEIVAVGSNMYIEKISQAAKKYKQPQTPLMKGLFSLIKVIIIFLTLFSLILAYFVFFPYDDIILADLKSPEYKDKALLGLCGMMISMLPLGLFLLTNITLAVGFVNLAKQKVYAQNLFGIEMLAQINTLCLDKTGTITDGTMKVKAVIPYYSNNFPFEKIMASFLKAESASNHTNEALINQFAKIKNFYPMKQKIPFSSVRKYSVVEFDHLGTFFLGAPEFILQNDFDLIQKDFESQAKEGYRVLLLAQASNNLISQNQFDVSQQIKITKCIPLALIVIEDNIKKDAANTVDFFQKNGVAIKVISGDNHLTVSQIAKRVGIINPDKAINLEHMTDLEVEKIALQYNVFGRTSPQQKQILIKILKKNGQKVAMTGDGVNDILALKEADLSIAMASGSQATCNISNLVLMDSNFASMKQVVFEGRKIINNLDKISVLFFTKTILSFLLAFVVTVFNFMKKPCYYPIDPLTLQFIMDYWAIGIPSLLLSFEKNHKIIKGDFLMKNLKKALPYAFLVVFSYCFVFAKEFFFSSSISLEKLQQISKYFILVATLVLFIVLWTTCKPFNFAKTFLFIFMLFCFLCSYCCFFGFFKSDELLQYILLLIIIIILSLLLAFFDSKKVEKKF; from the coding sequence ATGAATGAAAATTTAAATAATTCAGATATCATTAAAGGATTAAACAATCAAGAAATAGAGAAAAAAAAAGCTTTAGGTCAAGTTAATGTTATTGTTTCTAAAAACGCTAGAAGTCTTAAGGATATTTTATTTAGTAATTTTTTTAACCCCTTAACTTTGTTGATTTTAATTGTTGTTGTTATCGTTATTTCTATCCAAAAATATGAACAATTATTGTTTTTGTTAGTATCTTTAACTAATATGTTAATTAGTATTTTTCAAGAAATTAAAGCTAAAAAAACTTTAGATAAAATATCTTTACTGTTAAGAACTTCTTCTCAAGTGATTAGAAATGGTCACAAAGAAACTGTTGCTATTACTGATTTAGTTTTAAGTGATATTTTGGTTTTAGAAGCAGGCGATCAAATTTCAGCTGATGCCCAAGTTAAAACTGGTATTGTGGAAGTTAACGAATCTCTTTTAACTGGGGAAACTAAATTGATAGTTAAAAAAGAAGGTGATTTTTTATATTCAGGTAGTTATATTATCTCAGGCCAAAGTTTGGCTGAAATTGTTGCAGTTGGCTCTAATATGTATATAGAAAAAATTTCTCAAGCAGCTAAAAAGTATAAACAGCCACAAACACCTTTAATGAAAGGTTTATTTTCACTCATTAAAGTTATTATTATTTTTTTAACTCTTTTTTCTCTTATTTTAGCTTATTTTGTCTTTTTTCCTTATGATGATATTATTTTAGCAGATTTAAAATCCCCCGAATACAAAGATAAAGCTTTGTTAGGATTATGTGGGATGATGATATCTATGCTACCTTTGGGACTTTTTTTGTTAACAAACATCACTTTAGCTGTTGGTTTTGTGAATTTAGCAAAACAAAAAGTTTATGCTCAAAATTTATTTGGGATTGAAATGCTTGCACAAATCAACACTTTATGCTTAGATAAAACAGGAACTATTACTGATGGTACTATGAAAGTAAAAGCTGTTATTCCTTATTATTCTAATAATTTTCCTTTTGAAAAAATTATGGCTTCTTTTTTAAAAGCTGAATCTGCTTCAAATCATACTAATGAGGCTTTAATTAATCAGTTTGCTAAAATAAAAAATTTTTATCCTATGAAACAAAAGATCCCCTTTTCGAGTGTTCGCAAATACAGCGTTGTCGAATTTGATCATTTAGGTACTTTTTTTTTAGGAGCTCCTGAATTTATTCTTCAAAATGATTTTGATCTCATTCAAAAAGACTTTGAAAGTCAAGCAAAAGAAGGCTATCGTGTCCTTTTATTAGCGCAAGCTTCTAATAATTTAATTTCACAAAATCAATTTGATGTTAGTCAACAAATAAAAATTACTAAATGTATTCCTTTGGCTTTAATTGTAATTGAAGACAACATTAAAAAAGATGCAGCCAATACGGTTGATTTTTTTCAAAAAAATGGAGTCGCTATCAAAGTTATTTCGGGAGATAATCATTTAACAGTTTCGCAAATAGCTAAAAGAGTAGGTATTATTAATCCCGATAAAGCCATTAATTTAGAACATATGACTGATTTAGAAGTAGAAAAAATAGCTTTGCAATATAATGTTTTTGGCAGAACTTCGCCACAACAAAAACAAATTTTGATTAAAATCTTGAAAAAAAATGGTCAAAAAGTAGCTATGACAGGAGATGGTGTTAATGATATTTTAGCTTTAAAGGAAGCTGATCTTTCGATTGCTATGGCATCAGGAAGTCAAGCTACTTGCAACATTTCTAATTTAGTTTTAATGGATTCAAATTTTGCTTCCATGAAACAAGTAGTTTTTGAAGGTAGAAAAATTATCAATAATCTTGATAAAATATCTGTATTATTTTTCACCAAAACTATTCTTTCTTTTTTGTTAGCTTTTGTTGTTACTGTTTTTAATTTTATGAAAAAACCTTGTTATTATCCGATCGATCCTTTAACATTACAATTCATTATGGATTATTGGGCAATTGGCATTCCTTCCCTTTTATTATCTTTTGAAAAAAATCATAAAATTATTAAGGGTGATTTTTTGATGAAAAACCTCAAAAAAGCCCTTCCTTATGCTTTTTTAGTTGTGTTTAGTTACTGTTTTGTTTTTGCGAAAGAGTTTTTCTTTTCCTCCTCAATTTCACTTGAAAAACTACAACAAATTTCTAAATATTTCATTTTGGTAGCAACTTTAGTTTTATTTATAGTTTTATGGACGACTTGCAAACCCTTTAACTTTGCTAAAACTTTTTTATTTATTTTTATGTTATTTTGTTTTTTATGTTCTTATTGTTGTTTTTTTGGTTTCTTCAAAAGTGATGAATTATTACAATATATTTTATTATTAATAATTATTATTATTTTATCTTTATTGTTGGCTTTTTTTGATTCTAAAAAAGTAGAAAAGAAGTTTTAA
- the rlmB gene encoding 23S rRNA (guanosine(2251)-2'-O)-methyltransferase RlmB, protein MFICGKNTIKEAIKAKRKIHQLYLDANLKDPAFISFLQASNLFYRLVDKKFLFDLINQKNHQGVVAKVEDYRFYDLDSFLSFEETKRFLILDAIHDPHNLGAILRTVEACSFDGVIMSKKHQVPLNTTVAKIACGALEYVKVFLVSNLHQTILKLQKQQILIIGTDGNASQTLKQIPTNQSLAIVVGNEGVGMRYLLKQKCDLLVKIPMKGKINSLNVSVAAALMMYATLLSY, encoded by the coding sequence ATGTTTATTTGTGGAAAAAACACCATCAAAGAAGCTATCAAAGCTAAAAGAAAAATCCATCAATTATATCTTGATGCTAATTTAAAAGACCCCGCTTTTATCTCTTTTTTGCAAGCATCTAATCTTTTTTATCGCTTAGTTGATAAAAAATTTTTATTTGATTTGATAAATCAAAAAAATCATCAGGGAGTAGTAGCTAAAGTAGAAGATTATCGTTTTTATGATTTGGATAGTTTTTTATCGTTTGAAGAAACTAAACGCTTTTTAATTTTAGATGCTATTCATGATCCTCATAATTTAGGAGCTATTTTAAGAACAGTTGAGGCTTGTTCTTTTGATGGGGTGATTATGAGCAAAAAACATCAAGTTCCTTTGAATACAACAGTAGCTAAAATTGCCTGTGGTGCTTTAGAATATGTAAAAGTTTTTTTAGTTTCTAACCTCCATCAAACTATTTTAAAATTGCAAAAACAACAAATTTTAATTATTGGTACAGATGGTAATGCTTCGCAAACTTTGAAGCAAATCCCCACTAATCAATCTTTAGCGATTGTTGTTGGTAATGAAGGTGTCGGCATGCGTTATTTGTTAAAACAAAAATGTGATTTATTAGTTAAAATACCAATGAAAGGAAAGATCAATTCTTTAAATGTTAGTGTAGCTGCCGCTTTAATGATGTATGCTACTTTACTATCGTATTAA
- the secE gene encoding preprotein translocase subunit SecE — translation MGIKVVNENKPNQLLGIIHKHYSFLSVFLLLISILFLGICGELFQSKMMLFTSNSDIDLILRVVLLIFFVVVFFVSSFRFFKDAFLQISQISFPSFKQIFFNTLQVIFFTFFLIISIWFFGYIINKLLEIKKLVISK, via the coding sequence ATGGGAATTAAAGTAGTCAATGAAAACAAACCAAATCAGTTATTAGGAATTATTCACAAACATTATAGTTTCCTTAGTGTTTTTTTACTTCTAATATCTATTTTGTTTTTAGGTATTTGCGGAGAATTATTTCAATCTAAAATGATGCTATTTACAAGCAACTCAGACATTGATTTAATTTTACGAGTTGTACTATTAATTTTTTTTGTTGTTGTTTTTTTTGTAAGTTCTTTTCGTTTTTTTAAAGATGCTTTTTTGCAAATTAGTCAAATTAGTTTCCCCTCTTTTAAACAAATTTTTTTTAACACACTACAAGTAATTTTTTTTACCTTCTTTTTAATTATATCTATTTGGTTTTTTGGGTATATTATAAACAAATTACTTGAAATAAAAAAATTAGTTATTAGTAAATAA
- the rpmG gene encoding 50S ribosomal protein L33, translating into MKKNILVCVLCLNRNYHTKSKNHNKLQRLTLKKYCSYCNKHTLHQETK; encoded by the coding sequence TTGAAAAAAAATATTTTAGTTTGTGTTTTGTGTTTAAATCGTAATTATCATACTAAATCTAAAAATCACAACAAATTACAACGTTTAACTTTAAAAAAATATTGCTCTTATTGTAATAAACATACTTTGCATCAAGAAACTAAGTAA